The genomic interval ACTGCTTTTCCGCCCACAAGACCTATGGGCCCAGCGGCGCCGGGGTGCTGTGGGGTCGTCTGGAGCACCTTGAGGCCATGCCGCCCTACCAGGGCGGCGGTGACATGATCCGCACCGTCACCTTCGAGAAAACCGAATACGCCGAGCCGCCCCAGCGCTTCGAGGCGGGCACGCCGAATATCGCCGGGGTTATCGCTCTGGGCGCGGGCCTTGAGTACATGATGGGCATTGGGCGGAACCGCATCCTCGACCACGAAGTGGGATTGCTGGAGTACGCCAACGAGGCGATCAAGGAAATCAACGGGTTGCGGGTGATCGGCACGGCACCGGACAAGGCCGGCGTTATCTCGTTCGTGATGGACCATGCCCATCCCCACGACATCGGCACCATCCTGGACATGGAAGGCGTGGCGGTGCGGGCGGGCCATCACTGCACCCAGCCGTTGATGCAGCGATTCGGGGTGCCGGCCACCGTGCGCGCTTCCTTCGGCCTGTACAACGACCGAGCCGATGTGGACCAGCTGGTGGCGGGTCTGCGAAAGGTCAACGAGCTCTTCGGTTAGCCATGTCAGATCTGCGGGCCCTGTACCAGGAGGTCATCCTGGATCACAACAAGCACCCGCGGAATTTCCGGGCGGTGGATCCGCATAGCCACGGCGCCGATGGCCACAATCCGTTATGCGGTGACAGCCTGAGACTCGAACTGCGGGTGGACGACAACGGGATGATTCAGGACATCGGTTTCCAAGGCACGGGTTGCGCCATATCCATGGCCTCGGCGTCCATTCTGACCGAGTGCCTGCGCGGCAAAACCGTTGAGGAAGCCCGGACACTGTTTGATCGGTTCCACCGACTGGTCACTGAGGAGGCCACCGATTCCGATCCGGATTTGGGCAAGCTGGCAGTTCTCGCCGGCGTCAGGGACTATCCGATGCGGGTGAAATGCGCGACGCTGCCCTGGCACACCCTGCAGGCGGCACTCCAGAATCAGCCTGAGGTCTCGACGGAATAGCCATGGCAGAAACCGCTGATCCCGCCGCACTCCGGGCCGGCATCGTGGAGGCGCTGAAAAAGGTCTATGACCCGGAGCTTCCGGTGGATGTGTACGAACTCGGCCTCATTTACGAAATCGACGTGGACGAAGAAGGGTTCGTGGATGTCCTGATGACCCTGACGTCACCCGCCTGTCCGGTGGCCGGCCAGATGCCCATCATGGTCAAGGCCGCCGTTGAAGACGTCATCGGTGTCCAGGCGGCGGAGGTGGAGCTCACCTGGGATCCGCCCTGGACCCAGGACCGCATGTCAGAGCGCGCCCGCCTGGAACTCGGTTTCATGTAATCGGGCGTCCGTCGGCGCCTGAAAAAGACCGAGGTCCGCGCCACCGCCGTCGTGGCTGTCCTGCTGGATGAAGGACGGGATCAGCCCGGTGGGAGCATGGTGACCGGCGACCCGACTCCCCCTTCCGCCGGCCGCGTGGTAGACGAATAGATCATTGAGCAGTATCCGCTCGCCCTCCATGCCATCCACCTCGGTGATCTTCGTGATGCGGCGGGCGCCATCGCCGAACCGAGTCAGCTGCACGATGATGTCCACCGCGGAACTGATCTGCTCCCGGATGGCCCGGACCGGCAGGTCGAAGCCCGCCATCATAGTCATGACCTCCAGCCTGGCGACCGCATCCCGCGGTGAATTGGCATGGGCGGTGGTAAGTGAACCGTCATGACCGGTGTTCATGGCCTGCAGCATGTCCAGGGCCTCGCCGCCCCGGCACTCACCCACCAGAATGCGGTCCGGTCGCATCCGCAGGGCGTTTCTGACCAGGTCCCGAATGGTGATTTCGCCACTGCCCTCGATGTTGGCGGGACGGGATTCCAGAGCGACCACATGATCCTGCTGGAGCCGGAGTTCTGCCGAATCCTCGATGGTGACAATGCGCTCACCTTCAGCGATAAAACCCGACAGCGCGTTGAGCACTGTGGTTTTGCCGGTCCCGGTCCCGCCAGCAATGATGATGTTGCGACGCTGTTCGATGCAGATCTGCAGAAATTGCGCCATGGAATCACTCAACGCGCCGGCTTTCACCAGGTCCTTGAGTGTCAGATGCCGCTCGGGAAATCGGCGGATGGTCAATGTTGCTCCCCCGAGTGCCAGGGGCGGAATAATCGCATTCACCCGGGAACCATCCGGCAGGCGGCCGTCCACCAGCGGTGACCCCTCGTCCAGACGGCGCCCCAGTGGCGAGACGATGCGATCGAGAATCCCGAACAGCGAAGCCGACGAGCTGAAGCGCAGGGGCGTCAGCTCCAGTCGCCCATGACGCTCCACGTAAATCCTGTCCGGTCCGTTCACCATGATTTCGCTGACGTCGTTATCGGCCAGCAAGGGCTCGATGGGGCCGAGCCCGACCGTCTCGGCCACCACCGCCTGCACGGCTTCCTCGGCGGCGATGTTCGGCGGCAGCTCAAGCGCGCCCTCATTGAGCAGCGCCCAGGCGGTCGCCTGAGCCTCCTCACGGAGGCGCTCCGTTGAAAGCGTTTCCAGCACATCCCGTTGATAGAGATCCAGGCGCTGACTGATTGCCTCCTGGAATTGCCGGGCCAGTGCCGGTCCGATCACGGGGCCCGCGGGTGCCTCCGGTTCGTCGGCAATGGCTGCCTCCTCCACCAGCGCGGAGGGGTCCACCGGATCGGACGCGGGCCGTTGCAGTACCACATCGGCGAGCTCCACCGGGTCGCCGGGGGCCAGGGGGCCGACTTCCCGGACCGGCTCGCCGTCGTGGAGGAGGGGGTGGCGGGCGCTCAGGGCACGCAGCCAGAGCCCCTGGGCGTCGTAGCGAATCTCGGCGTGCCGGCGCGCCATCTGCGATGGCCGGATCGGGATGTCGCAGTAGCGACTGCGGCCAACCACCTGCCGGCTGTCCGGCGGCACGGTCTGCTCGAATTGGCCGGATTGGGTGGTGATGGATAGCGTCAGCGGCGTCATTACGGCGGTAACTCCAGGGGCAATGGTTGATGACCGGCGTCCGGGGTGAATGGCTCGATTTCAGCGGTTTCCCGAACCCCGGAGGGTGTGGGTTCTGCGGGTGAGGGCGTGGCGACCGATACCGGCGCCGGCGGCGCTTCTTCCTGAAGATAGGGCGTGATCACCACCACCAGTTCGGTTTCATCGCTCTGGAAGCGCCGGGACCGGAATAGCTCACCGATAACGGGCAGATCGCCGAGGCCGGGGACCTGACTAACCGCCTCGGACTGCCGACCGTCGATGAGACCGGCAATGAGCATGGCTTCACCGCTGGGGCCACGCATTTCGGTGTTGGCCTGACGGACCGAGAAGCCGGGGATGCCCATGACGGTGACGGATTCGTCCACATCGCTGATTTCCACTTCCACCCGGGTGCGGATCTGGTTGTCAGCCATCACGGCCGGTTCCACCCGCAGCAGGATGCCGTAGTCCCTGAAAGACACCGTGGTCGCGCCGTCGTCGCCCTGGATCGGAATGGGGACTTCTCCACCGGCCTGAAACTGGGCGCTGGAGCCACTCAGTGTCGAAAGCATGGGCTCGGCAATCACCCGCGCCTCGCCGGACTCGCCCAGCAGGTCGATCATGGCGTTGAGGTTGAGGCCGACCCCGAGATAACTGTTGGCCTGGCCGATATCCAGCGGCAACTGGTCCGCCGGGAGGAAGCCACCGAAATCGCCGCGGAAGACGTTGTTGGTCCGCAGATCCGAGGCCCAGGCGAAGCTGACGGCGGGAGACCGGGGACTCCAGTCGACGCCGATCTGCTCAAGCTTCGAGCGACTGAGCTCGACAAAACGGGCCTCCAGCCGAACGGTTTTCGGCGGGGGGGCATCAAAGTCCGCGGAAAAGTTGCGAATGTCCGGATAAAGGGTCAAAAGGCGTTGCAGCCGGGCGGCATCCTGGGGCGACTCCGGTGTTCCGGTCAGGATCAGGTGGTCCTCGACAGCGTTCATGGTGACCCCGTCGATCAGGCTGACCAGATGCTGCACGGTGGCCTTGTCGGTGCCGGCGCCGGGGGCATGGACATGAATCGGGTAGACACTTCGCTGTCCATTGCCATGCCAGATCACCAGATCCGTGT from Spiribacter sp. 2438 carries:
- the sufU gene encoding Fe-S cluster assembly sulfur transfer protein SufU, whose product is MSDLRALYQEVILDHNKHPRNFRAVDPHSHGADGHNPLCGDSLRLELRVDDNGMIQDIGFQGTGCAISMASASILTECLRGKTVEEARTLFDRFHRLVTEEATDSDPDLGKLAVLAGVRDYPMRVKCATLPWHTLQAALQNQPEVSTE
- a CDS encoding SUF system Fe-S cluster assembly protein, with protein sequence MAETADPAALRAGIVEALKKVYDPELPVDVYELGLIYEIDVDEEGFVDVLMTLTSPACPVAGQMPIMVKAAVEDVIGVQAAEVELTWDPPWTQDRMSERARLELGFM
- a CDS encoding ATPase, T2SS/T4P/T4SS family, whose protein sequence is MTPLTLSITTQSGQFEQTVPPDSRQVVGRSRYCDIPIRPSQMARRHAEIRYDAQGLWLRALSARHPLLHDGEPVREVGPLAPGDPVELADVVLQRPASDPVDPSALVEEAAIADEPEAPAGPVIGPALARQFQEAISQRLDLYQRDVLETLSTERLREEAQATAWALLNEGALELPPNIAAEEAVQAVVAETVGLGPIEPLLADNDVSEIMVNGPDRIYVERHGRLELTPLRFSSSASLFGILDRIVSPLGRRLDEGSPLVDGRLPDGSRVNAIIPPLALGGATLTIRRFPERHLTLKDLVKAGALSDSMAQFLQICIEQRRNIIIAGGTGTGKTTVLNALSGFIAEGERIVTIEDSAELRLQQDHVVALESRPANIEGSGEITIRDLVRNALRMRPDRILVGECRGGEALDMLQAMNTGHDGSLTTAHANSPRDAVARLEVMTMMAGFDLPVRAIREQISSAVDIIVQLTRFGDGARRITKITEVDGMEGERILLNDLFVYHAAGGRGSRVAGHHAPTGLIPSFIQQDSHDGGGADLGLFQAPTDARLHETEFQAGAL
- a CDS encoding type II and III secretion system protein family protein, with the translated sequence MREHGRVRGRILGLLLFFMAGILPVQSAGVVEVPVGRSHIVEADDIERVAIASGEVAAVEVIEARSEVLIFGRSPGHTDLVIWHGNGQRSVYPIHVHAPGAGTDKATVQHLVSLIDGVTMNAVEDHLILTGTPESPQDAARLQRLLTLYPDIRNFSADFDAPPPKTVRLEARFVELSRSKLEQIGVDWSPRSPAVSFAWASDLRTNNVFRGDFGGFLPADQLPLDIGQANSYLGVGLNLNAMIDLLGESGEARVIAEPMLSTLSGSSAQFQAGGEVPIPIQGDDGATTVSFRDYGILLRVEPAVMADNQIRTRVEVEISDVDESVTVMGIPGFSVRQANTEMRGPSGEAMLIAGLIDGRQSEAVSQVPGLGDLPVIGELFRSRRFQSDETELVVVITPYLQEEAPPAPVSVATPSPAEPTPSGVRETAEIEPFTPDAGHQPLPLELPP